The Faecalibacter sp. LW9 genome has a segment encoding these proteins:
- a CDS encoding AAA family ATPase — translation MESELLFVWIEEFRSLKNVGFNFSNKFDIEYISDSNEIIVNFINGENAIELKDGIHYFKEKEYYLDDFFSNENNNFSNISQINAIIGQNSSGKSNLIDFILTAISKGNRDRLRKNYILVFKYNEQLFFYGKTKGNSLSKSFLNNNNSIVKTIDVDKVWEAMFYSNVADNKEHIFEGSSVFNYSFSKMSELQSNKISFVHSDLFNKVWERLNTEGSPERKVKFGFNPIAFFKTEKESILDNKLKGILKRYRKAIFDESGSNINRFHYGLVVNLFCFLYKENMLFKSFLDQIKLEDDIAEPIAELNPKLIEFLKKYKLEVSIINEEQLNKYLNLIDKISSNKIDLGKKDDKYGKNIVLEFNDVFKELLNDYIDLFNIEGLFSHDWSELSSGLKAYINLFSQLFDLSKVIKSKNILICIDEGDLYLHPEWQKNFLNDLMWYMNLIFIDKNIQLILTSHSPFLISDLPKENVVLLEKDGKPNRQLEEKSSFGANIHQLYNNQFFLKNGAIGEFAKNKIEKILDYIDKSEQIDVDKTAKLIQMIGEPVIRIRLEELLKNKIKNLDKENLIKWHQAQIDKLKNK, via the coding sequence ATGGAAAGTGAACTTTTATTTGTTTGGATTGAAGAATTTAGGAGTCTTAAAAATGTTGGATTCAATTTTTCGAACAAATTTGATATTGAATATATTTCAGATTCTAATGAAATCATTGTTAATTTCATTAATGGAGAAAATGCAATTGAGTTAAAAGATGGGATTCATTATTTTAAAGAGAAGGAGTATTATTTGGATGATTTTTTTAGTAATGAAAATAATAATTTTTCAAATATAAGCCAGATCAATGCAATAATAGGTCAGAATTCTTCTGGAAAAAGTAATTTAATTGATTTTATTTTAACTGCAATTAGTAAAGGGAATCGTGATCGTTTAAGAAAGAACTATATACTTGTTTTTAAGTATAACGAGCAATTATTTTTCTATGGTAAAACTAAAGGTAATAGTTTAAGTAAATCATTTCTTAATAATAATAATTCTATAGTAAAAACTATTGATGTTGATAAGGTATGGGAAGCTATGTTTTATTCTAATGTAGCAGATAATAAGGAACATATATTTGAAGGCAGCTCTGTTTTTAATTATTCATTTTCTAAAATGAGTGAATTACAGTCTAATAAAATATCATTTGTTCATTCGGATTTATTTAATAAGGTTTGGGAAAGGCTTAATACTGAAGGTTCTCCTGAACGTAAAGTAAAATTCGGTTTCAATCCAATAGCTTTTTTTAAAACAGAAAAAGAAAGTATTTTAGACAATAAGTTAAAGGGGATTTTAAAGAGATATAGGAAAGCAATTTTTGATGAATCTGGATCAAATATTAATAGATTTCATTATGGTTTAGTTGTAAATTTATTTTGCTTTCTTTATAAAGAAAATATGTTATTTAAAAGTTTCCTAGACCAAATAAAGTTAGAAGATGATATAGCGGAACCTATAGCAGAGTTAAATCCTAAATTAATTGAATTTCTTAAAAAATATAAATTAGAAGTTTCTATAATTAATGAAGAACAACTAAATAAATATTTAAATCTTATAGATAAGATTTCATCTAATAAAATTGATTTAGGAAAAAAAGACGATAAATATGGTAAAAATATAGTTTTAGAATTTAATGATGTGTTTAAGGAACTATTAAATGATTACATTGATTTGTTTAATATAGAAGGGCTTTTTTCGCATGATTGGTCTGAATTGAGTTCTGGTTTAAAAGCTTACATCAATTTATTTTCTCAACTATTTGATTTAAGTAAAGTTATTAAATCAAAAAATATTTTAATATGTATTGATGAAGGTGATTTGTACCTACATCCAGAATGGCAAAAGAATTTTTTAAATGATTTAATGTGGTATATGAATTTAATTTTTATAGATAAAAATATTCAATTGATTCTAACATCTCATTCACCATTTTTAATCTCCGATCTTCCTAAAGAAAATGTCGTTTTACTTGAAAAGGATGGGAAACCTAATCGACAATTAGAGGAGAAATCTTCATTTGGAGCTAATATACATCAGTTATATAACAATCAATTTTTTCTAAAAAATGGAGCAATAGGGGAGTTTGCAAAGAATAAAATTGAAAAGATTTTAGATTATATAGATAAATCAGAACAAATAGATGTTGATAAAACTGCTAAACTAATTCAAATGATAGGTGAACCTGTTATTAGGATTCGTTTAGAAGAGCTTCTTAAAAATAAAATTAAAAATCTTGATAAGGAAAATTTAATAAAGTGGCATCAAGCTCAAATAGATAAACTAAAAAATAAGTAA
- a CDS encoding nucleoside 2-deoxyribosyltransferase domain-containing protein, with protein MKTRIYLAGGFNGGWHEKVTNELGNFEIFNPQKHNLDEVEKYTSWDLFHVKKCDILLGYMSEDNPSGYGLALEIGYANALNKLIILVDERSKKDEKFKRYFSICHASSNVILNSLEEAINYIKTFEI; from the coding sequence ATGAAAACTAGAATTTATTTAGCTGGAGGATTTAATGGAGGATGGCATGAAAAAGTTACGAATGAATTAGGTAATTTTGAAATTTTTAATCCTCAAAAACATAATTTGGATGAAGTAGAAAAATATACTTCTTGGGATCTTTTTCACGTAAAAAAATGTGATATTTTATTAGGATATATGTCAGAAGACAATCCATCTGGGTATGGCCTTGCTTTAGAAATAGGCTATGCAAATGCATTAAATAAACTCATAATTCTAGTAGATGAACGTTCAAAAAAAGATGAAAAATTTAAACGATATTTTTCAATTTGTCATGCTTCCTCTAATGTAATATTAAATTCATTAGAAGAAGCAATTAATTATATTAAAACTTTTGAAATTTAA
- a CDS encoding phosphoadenosine phosphosulfate reductase family protein, whose protein sequence is MAEVKHVLGISGGKDSAALAIYMSQRHPEIDIDYYTCDTGKELTETYDLISKLNSVLGKDISLYKSIDEVNSPLKNPFDHFLAMYGGYLPSATARWCTAKMKLEPFEQHIGDEPTISYVGIRGDENRDGYISKRENIQTIFPFRKNIWSEDVIKKFLNNSNINFIKEQYIQLAPANLDLILSYVEQPISMRFTQKQKHNALLDTNVKLFNRVVFEWLKGTDYPVGKLDSFSLIDNDENLIIDDIFQILEDSGVGIPAYYKPIEYEVEIDGEIKKGTYSRSRSGCFFCFYQQKIEWVWLLEQHPTLYEEAIKYEKDGYSWMEERLEDLMQPERVAAIKLEHYKRMNKQQLNKATSWQDQIMQAEGEGCASCFI, encoded by the coding sequence ATGGCTGAAGTAAAACATGTTTTAGGTATTTCTGGCGGAAAAGACAGCGCTGCATTGGCTATTTATATGAGCCAAAGACATCCTGAAATTGATATTGATTACTATACTTGTGATACAGGTAAAGAATTAACAGAAACCTATGATTTAATTAGCAAATTGAATTCTGTTTTAGGTAAAGACATTAGCTTATATAAATCAATAGATGAAGTAAATTCACCTTTAAAAAATCCATTCGATCATTTTTTAGCCATGTATGGTGGGTATTTACCTTCTGCTACTGCAAGGTGGTGTACTGCTAAAATGAAATTAGAACCTTTCGAACAACATATTGGGGACGAACCTACGATTTCATATGTCGGGATTCGTGGGGATGAAAACCGTGATGGTTATATCTCTAAGAGAGAAAATATTCAAACGATCTTTCCTTTTCGTAAAAATATTTGGAGTGAGGATGTGATTAAAAAGTTCTTAAATAACTCAAATATCAACTTTATTAAAGAACAATATATACAATTAGCTCCTGCCAATTTAGATTTGATTTTGAGTTATGTTGAACAGCCTATTTCTATGCGATTTACACAGAAACAAAAGCACAATGCTTTGTTGGACACAAACGTAAAACTATTTAATCGCGTTGTTTTTGAATGGTTAAAAGGAACAGATTATCCTGTAGGAAAATTAGATTCATTCTCCTTAATTGATAATGATGAAAATTTAATTATTGATGATATTTTTCAAATATTAGAAGATTCTGGAGTTGGTATTCCTGCGTATTATAAACCCATAGAATATGAAGTTGAAATTGATGGGGAAATAAAAAAAGGAACCTATTCTCGTAGTCGTTCGGGTTGTTTCTTTTGTTTTTACCAACAAAAAATTGAATGGGTTTGGTTATTAGAACAGCACCCTACTTTGTATGAGGAAGCTATCAAATACGAAAAAGATGGGTACAGTTGGATGGAGGAACGCTTGGAAGATTTAATGCAACCTGAGCGTGTAGCCGCAATTAAACTCGAACACTATAAACGAATGAATAAACAGCAACTTAATAAAGCTACTTCTTGGCAAGATCAAATCATGCAAGCAGAAGGAGAAGGCTGTGCAAGTTGTTTTATATAA
- a CDS encoding DUF4007 family protein — protein MNYRFSGHDTFHCKQQWLLKGFNNPNFSTISESIISLGVGKNMVSSVKYWLEAFGITNENNLTEFSNLIFSPEVGLDPYLENEGTLWLLQYKLCQKKYASIFHLLFTEYFDDKVNYEFSEEKVIKFILNKLEINGVKSISENTLSNDFKVLIRTYLSSSKDIKNIEEEFNAPLLELNLIEKIESHKYILNKINRSIPLAILGYCILDMTQEQNSTSLKLEEIKRTIGNYFCITNECLEDLLSQLHEVSDVFVYTDHAGIATLDIKQNSEELRNKLLNNYYHAN, from the coding sequence ATGAATTATAGATTTTCAGGACACGATACATTTCATTGCAAACAGCAGTGGTTATTGAAAGGTTTTAATAACCCTAACTTCTCTACGATTTCAGAGAGTATTATCTCATTAGGTGTAGGTAAGAATATGGTATCTTCTGTAAAATATTGGTTAGAAGCTTTTGGAATTACAAATGAAAACAATTTAACTGAATTTTCAAATTTAATTTTTTCTCCTGAAGTAGGATTAGATCCTTATTTAGAAAATGAAGGAACTTTGTGGTTGCTTCAGTATAAATTATGCCAAAAAAAATATGCAAGTATCTTTCACTTATTATTTACAGAATACTTTGATGATAAAGTTAATTATGAATTTAGTGAAGAAAAAGTAATCAAGTTTATTCTAAATAAACTTGAAATTAATGGTGTAAAGTCTATTAGTGAAAACACCTTATCGAATGATTTTAAAGTACTAATTCGTACCTATCTAAGTTCATCAAAAGATATTAAAAACATTGAAGAGGAATTTAATGCTCCTCTTTTAGAATTAAATCTAATAGAAAAAATTGAAAGTCATAAATATATTTTAAATAAAATCAATCGATCAATTCCTTTAGCAATTTTAGGTTATTGCATACTTGATATGACTCAAGAACAAAATAGTACAAGTTTAAAATTAGAAGAAATTAAACGTACTATTGGAAACTATTTCTGTATCACAAATGAATGTTTAGAAGATTTATTATCTCAATTACATGAGGTTTCGGATGTATTTGTTTATACAGATCATGCAGGAATCGCTACTTTAGATATTAAGCAAAATTCTGAGGAATTAAGAAACAAATTATTAAACAATTACTACCATGCGAACTAA
- a CDS encoding transposase: MHSPKTNTQFVAYYDRMHEKITQNKRYFKQMVKRRSATVEPVLGTLINHHNMKRINSRGMAQANKHVLLAALCYNLKKYLKFTPKKSKLLAQICALPKVQHAIFKTGELDFKIRFLKPLYF; the protein is encoded by the coding sequence CTGCATTCACCAAAAACTAACACACAATTTGTAGCGTATTACGACCGAATGCACGAGAAAATAACCCAGAATAAACGTTATTTTAAACAAATGGTCAAAAGACGAAGTGCAACGGTAGAACCAGTTTTAGGTACTTTAATCAACCATCACAATATGAAACGCATCAATAGCCGAGGAATGGCACAAGCGAACAAACATGTTCTCTTAGCCGCCTTATGCTATAACCTGAAGAAATACCTGAAATTTACGCCTAAAAAGTCCAAATTACTAGCCCAAATCTGTGCCTTACCAAAGGTACAGCATGCTATTTTTAAAACAGGTGAATTAGACTTTAAAATCCGCTTTTTAAAACCACTTTATTTTTAA